One window of Bacillota bacterium genomic DNA carries:
- the sfsA gene encoding DNA/RNA nuclease SfsA: MMPGFTRNASLLKETIFVSRPNRFLAIVRPRPGNSFAGDASDGLIYAHVADPGRLEELLVPGRRVYLAPVGSSPDSPPGRPGGPSSIVRRKTAAPRKAARRRTAYDLVLVDFDGTLLSVDSRVPNEIVFEALQMRFFKELEGYSIITREARYGEGRLDFRLSRPSGRDCLIEVKSVTLVREGRALFPDAPTLRGARHMRELARAVAGGLEAIVIFIVQRGDAHVFSPNDTTDPEFGRALREAAEEGVEIWAYACCVTPAAIRLDRRIPVIL; encoded by the coding sequence ATGATGCCCGGATTTACACGAAACGCCTCCCTTCTTAAAGAGACCATCTTCGTCTCCCGGCCGAATCGTTTCCTAGCCATCGTGCGCCCCCGCCCCGGAAACAGCTTCGCCGGTGATGCCAGTGATGGCTTGATATATGCCCATGTGGCGGACCCTGGCCGGCTCGAGGAGCTCCTGGTGCCCGGGCGGAGGGTCTATCTTGCCCCGGTGGGCTCTTCTCCGGATTCGCCTCCGGGGCGGCCGGGTGGTCCGAGCAGTATCGTCCGGCGCAAGACGGCCGCTCCCCGTAAGGCCGCCCGCCGTAGGACCGCTTATGATCTCGTGCTGGTCGATTTCGATGGCACGCTCCTCTCCGTTGATTCCCGCGTGCCCAATGAGATTGTATTCGAGGCCTTGCAAATGCGATTCTTCAAGGAGCTCGAGGGTTACTCCATCATTACGCGCGAGGCCAGGTACGGCGAGGGCCGCCTGGACTTCCGGCTATCCAGGCCCTCGGGACGGGATTGCCTCATTGAGGTGAAATCCGTCACTCTCGTGCGAGAAGGCCGGGCGCTATTCCCAGATGCCCCTACCCTTCGCGGCGCTCGCCACATGCGTGAACTGGCGAGAGCCGTGGCCGGGGGACTTGAAGCCATCGTAATCTTCATCGTGCAGCGGGGAGATGCACATGTATTCTCACCCAACGACACAACCGACCCGGAGTTCGGCAGGGCCTTACGGGAGGCGGCAGAAGAAGGTGTAGAAATATGGGCGTATGCCTGTTGCGTTACCCCGGCTGCTATCCGGCTTGATCGCAGGATACCTGTGATTCTATGA
- a CDS encoding Rrf2 family transcriptional regulator, protein MITNKVEYLLRILLDMSENATEGYISSKDIAERQGIPPKYMPQLMALLTGKGWATSARGARGGVKLAVDPGDINVYDVIAAAGEPLLIKPCLEGKFQCSLKELCPLLPVWHEAQQKLDLVMRQTTLASLKKNMEDVNAKAPESMSRNQ, encoded by the coding sequence GTGATTACCAATAAAGTTGAATACCTCTTGCGGATCTTGTTGGATATGTCTGAGAACGCCACCGAGGGATATATATCATCGAAGGATATCGCCGAGAGACAGGGCATTCCCCCGAAGTATATGCCGCAGCTTATGGCGCTCCTGACGGGGAAGGGCTGGGCAACCTCTGCTCGCGGGGCAAGGGGCGGCGTTAAGCTCGCCGTTGACCCGGGGGACATAAACGTCTATGATGTTATCGCTGCCGCGGGGGAGCCGCTCCTTATTAAGCCATGCCTCGAGGGGAAGTTCCAGTGCTCCCTGAAGGAGCTCTGCCCGTTACTCCCCGTTTGGCATGAGGCTCAGCAAAAACTTGATCTCGTGATGCGCCAGACGACTCTGGCAAGCTTGAAAAAGAATATGGAGGATGTGAATGCGAAGGCACCGGAATCAATGAGCCGGAATCAATAG